One Cucumis sativus cultivar 9930 chromosome 1, Cucumber_9930_V3, whole genome shotgun sequence DNA segment encodes these proteins:
- the LOC101210254 gene encoding NF-X1-type zinc finger protein NFXL1 → MSSNVRNVRKDRSRIPASSARKEWVPRGSTTIPTTTATTDIHVNQPLNVNLNGNRNEQEPNSSPPHPVYRDRGNHGQRVHVGPRRNQRKDKEKDKEKSGDQGEKDLRISNLPQLVHEIQEKLTKGTVECMICYDMVRRSAPIWSCSSCFCIFHLTCIKKWARAPTSTDLVAEKNQGLNWRCPGCQSVQLISSKEIRYVCFCGKRQDPPSDLYLTPHSCGEPCGKPLDREMLVAGGSKEDLCPHNCVLQCHPGPCPPCKAFAPPRLCPCGKKLITTRCSDRKSTLTCGQRCEKLLDCGRHWCEKICHVGTCDPCQVQVSASCFCKKKKELVLCGSMALKGEVNTEDGVFPCSSICGKGLNCGNHVCREICHPGPCGGCELMPDMIRTCYCGKTRLQDERTSCLDPIPTCSELCEKLLPCGKHRCKEVCHAGDCAPCLVQVVQKCRCGSTSRNVECYKTSSPTDIFTCEKPCEWKKNCGRHRCSERCCPLSNSSYNHLGDWDPHFCVMRCGKKLRCRQHSCQSLCHSGHCSPCPETIFTDLTCACGKTSIPPPLPCGTPPPSCQFPCSVPQPCGHSSTHSCHFGDCPPCTVPIAKECIGGHVVLRNIPCGSRDIRCNKLCGKTRQCGMHACNRTCHPPPCDTAAGSESVQKTSCGQTCGAPRRDCRHTCTAPCHPSAPCPDARCEFPVIITCSCGRITASVPCDAGGSSINFNTDALYASIIQKLPVPLQPIEATGKKIPLGQRKLTCDDECSKLERNRVLADAFDITPPNLDALHFGDSSSTELLADLFRRDSKWVLAVEERCKFLVLGKNRGGIGGLKVHVFCPMPKDKRDAVRLIAERWKVAINSVGWEPKRFITIHVTPKSKVPPRVLGIKGSTTISTLHPPPFDPLVDMDPRLVVSFPDLPRESDISALVLRFGGECELVWLNDKNALAVFSDPARAATAMRRLDHGTAYHGASLLQNGGASASSNTNAWGGGENAKEGGASKSSNPWKRAVVQDSSWKDTSWGDEEWSGPSIDVQASVWKREAAPFSASLNRWHALDTEPSVSSSTQSPEHKLGNRVGNPSLGSESSTSRSLSSGGVMQVVTDDGTNTSEVADDWEKAYD, encoded by the coding sequence ATGAGCTCAAATGTCCGAAATGTGCGGAAAGATAGGTCTAGGATTCCTGCATCAAGTGCTCGAAAAGAGTGGGTACCGAGAGGATCTACAACAATCCCAACTACAACTGCGACCACGGACATTCATGTGAATCAGCCGCTGAACGTTAATTTGAATGGTAATCGGAATGAGCAAGAGCCAAATTCTAGTCCTCCTCATCCAGTTTATCGAGATAGAGGTAATCATGGTCAAAGGGTTCATGTGGGTCCCCGAAGGAATCAAAGAAAAGACAAGGAGAAAGACAAGGAGAAAAGTGGGGATCAGGGTGAAAAGGATTTGAGAATCTCCAACTTGCCTCAGCTAGTTCATGAAATTCAGGAAAAATTGACGAAGGGCACTGTTGAGTGCATGATTTGTTATGATATGGTGCGGAGATCTGCACCCATATGGTCTTGTTCAAGCTGCTTTtgcatttttcatttaacttGCATCAAGAAATGGGCTAGAGCACCCACTTCCACCGACTTGGTTGCTGAGAAGAATCAGGGGTTAAACTGGCGTTGTCCAGGATGCCAATCTGTGCAGCTTATCTCTTCGAAGGAGATTCGATATGTTTGTTTCTGTGGTAAAAGGCAGGATCCCCCTTCTGACTTGTATTTAACCCCCCATTCGTGTGGGGAACCGTGTGGCAAGCCACTTGATCGAGAGATGCTGGTTGCTGGTGGAAGCAAGGAGGATCTTTGTCCCCATAATTGTGTCTTGCAGTGCCATCCAGGTCCCTGCCCTCCTTGCAAGGCATTTGCTCCTCCTCGTTTATGCCCTTGTGGCAAGAAGTTGATAACAACACGTTGCTCAGATAGGAAATCCACTTTAACTTGTGGGCAGCGTTGTGAAAAACTCCTGGATTGTGGACGACACTGGTGTGAAAAAATTTGCCATGTGGGTACTTGTGATCCTTGCCAGGTTCAAGTTAGTGCCTCTTGCTTttgcaagaaaaagaaagagctTGTCCTCTGTGGAAGCATGGCTTTGAAGGGTGAAGTAAATACAGAAGATGGTGTTTTCCCATGTAGCTCCATCTGTGGGAAGGGTCTAAACTGTGGCAATCATGTCTGCCGTGAAATTTGTCATCCAGGACCCTGTGGAGGCTGTGAGTTGATGCCTGACATGATTAGGACATGTTATTGTGGGAAAACACGATTGCAGGATGAACGGACAAGTTGTCTGGACCCAATCCCAACATGTTCTGAGCTTTGTGAGAAACTATTACCTTGTGGGAAGCATCGTTGTAAGGAGGTCTGTCATGCCGGTGATTGTGCACCTTGCTTGGTTCAAGTTGTTCAAAAATGCCGATGTGGATCAACTTCTCGAAATGTGGAATGCTACAAGACTTCCAGCCCAACTGACATATTCACTTGTGAAAAGCCATGCGAGTGGAAGAAGAATTGTGGAAGGCACAGGTGCAGTGAGAGATGCTGTCCTCTATCAAACTCCAGTTATAATCATTTAGGAGATTGGGATCCACACTTTTGCGTAATGAGGTGTGGGAAGAAGCTAAGGTGTCGCCAGCACTCTTGTCAATCACTGTGTCATAGTGGCCATTGCTCTCCATGTCCTGAGACAATCTTCACAGACTTGACGTGTGCTTGTGGTAAAACTTCAATTCCTCCACCACTGCCTTGTGGAACGCCACCCCCATCATGTCAATTTCCATGTTCGGTTCCTCAGCCATGTGGCCATAGTTCTACTCATAGTTGCCACTTTGGTGACTGCCCACCCTGTACAGTTCCAATAGCCAAGGAGTGCATTGGTGGACATGTAGTCCTAAGGAACATTCCTTGCGGCTCAAGGGACATTAGATGCAACAAGCTATGTGGGAAAACTAGGCAGTGTGGGATGCATGCCTGCAACAGAACTTGTCACCCGCCTCCTTGTGACACTGCTGCTGGATCTGAGTCGGTTCAGAAAACTTCCTGTGGACAGACATGTGGTGCACCTCGAAGAGATTGTAGGCATACATGTACTGCGCCGTGTCACCCGTCCGCTCCTTGCCCTGATGCAAGATGTGAGTTCCCTGTTATAATCACTTGTTCATGCGGACGAATAACAGCATCTGTTCCTTGTGATGCTGGAGGGAGCagtattaattttaatactgATGCTCTGTACGCTTCGATTATCCAAAAATTACCTGTTCCGCTTCAACCCATCGAGGCAACTGGAAAAAAGATTCCACTTGGACAGCGAAAACTGACGTGTGATGATGAATGCTCTAAGCTAGAGAGGAATCGGGTTCTTGCAGATGCTTTTGATATAACTCCCCCAAATTTGGATGCCCTTCACTTCGGAGATAGTTCTTCTACTGAATTGCTTGCAGACCTCTTTAGACGTGATTCGAAATGGGTATTGGCTGTGGAGGAGAGATGCAAATTCTTGGTCCTTGGCAAGAATAGAGGAGGAATTGGTGGCCTTAAAGTTCATGTTTTCTGTCCAATGCCTAAGGATAAGAGAGATGCTGTCAGGCTGATTGCTGAGAGGTGGAAGGTTGCGATCAATTCTGTTGGCTGGGAGCCGAAACGTTTCATTACAATTCATGTGACTCCTAAATCAAAAGTCCCACCTCGTGTGCTTGGTATCAAGGGCTCAACTACCATAAGTACTCTACATCCACCGCCTTTCGATCCTTTAGTAGATATGGATCCTCGgcttgttgtttcttttccaGATTTGCCGAGGGAATCAGACATAAGTGCATTAGTCTTGAGGTTTGGTGGTGAATGCGAATTAGTATGGTTGAATGACAAGAATGCTTTGGCTGTCTTCAGCGATCCAGCTCGAGCGGCTACAGCAATGAGAAGATTGGATCATGGTACAGCGTATCATGGAGCCAGTCTTCTTCAGAATGGTGGTGCATCAGCATCATCTAATACAAATGCTTGGGGTGGAGGAGAGAATGCAAAGGAAGGTGGAGCATCGAAGAGTAGTAATCCATGGAAAAGAGCCGTAGTTCAGGATTCTAGTTGGAAGGACACTTCATGGGGTGATGAAGAATGGTCTGGTCCATCTATCGACGTGCAGGCATCCGTATGGAAAAGAGAAGCAGCTCCATTTTCTGCTTCACTTAATCGGTGGCACGCACTAGACACCGAACCATCTGTGAGTTCTTCCACTCAATCACCTGAACACAAGCTTGGCAATCGAGTAGGCAATCCCTCTTTAGGATCTGAATCAAGTACGAGTAGGAGTTTGAGCTCCGGAGGAGTGATGCAGGTTGTAACAGATGATGGAACAAACACGTCGGAAGTAGCAGATGATTGGGAGAAGGCTTACGACTGA